Proteins found in one Alteromonas macleodii genomic segment:
- a CDS encoding transglutaminaseTgpA domain-containing protein: protein MSILTSRQFSQLAVLKSVFSQPQSVAVLLLCAAFSLILSTLTSPLMIWVLMLSGCAVVVRVAGLSTLHNLPTSRTVNLLAVLAVFALSWFGFSVGLLDSMINLLTVACALKIMLVKNKRDFHLLICTSLFLIGCGFISSLSVFAWIGYTAILALLLVATAIYHGAGVSIARSVRFVSILIVQAFPIALLLFLLLPQLPPLWQMPTSKSTETGLSDTVTPGDIASLASSSELAFSATFNSEEEVPDAPLRYWRAMTLEHFDGKTWSISNKRKQAEQQLASMGRSTPLSILAVKELSLVTDYELIVEPTQQRWLFALEPSSPNNLKNSITVSTLFDYTLRADTPISSKKAFYLRYFSNAPIINGIGNFEAQLNLQVSTNGNPEARAWGQALANQYSNTIEVVNAVMREFNQGGFRYTLSPNAMPVDPIDSFLFEQRAGFCAHYAGAMVYVLRAAGVPARMVTGYQGGSALSDNVLQVRQYDAHAWVEALIDSKWIRFDPTSMVAPSRLSFGLEHALEELGESRETTILSEFGNSAFFATLQGWFQQLDYSWSKWVLGFDNTAQTNMLEELLGALTPQKMRAVFLSALGLIGLILALYFLPKKQKVHLSPSYRILLKAIKLVETKTGVRRDNKTLSAYINQTSAYLPPHAARSFKKLCEIFERERYAKRDRSSDRHEVMKLQLKTLKQSLK, encoded by the coding sequence GTGAGTATCCTTACTTCTAGGCAGTTTTCACAATTAGCTGTTTTAAAAAGCGTATTTAGCCAACCCCAATCTGTGGCTGTTCTTCTACTTTGCGCAGCCTTTTCCCTAATACTCTCTACGCTTACCTCACCTTTAATGATATGGGTATTGATGCTTAGCGGGTGTGCTGTGGTGGTGAGGGTTGCAGGCCTTAGCACACTGCACAACTTACCTACTTCACGTACGGTGAATTTACTTGCTGTACTTGCCGTATTTGCTTTGTCTTGGTTTGGTTTCTCAGTAGGTCTTCTTGATAGCATGATTAATTTGTTGACGGTAGCGTGCGCCTTAAAAATCATGCTTGTTAAAAATAAGCGAGATTTTCACCTGCTAATATGTACCAGCTTATTCTTAATCGGCTGCGGTTTTATTTCGTCACTGAGTGTATTTGCATGGATAGGCTATACAGCTATATTAGCATTACTGCTCGTCGCAACGGCCATTTATCACGGTGCTGGTGTTTCTATAGCGAGAAGCGTTAGATTCGTCAGTATACTTATCGTTCAAGCTTTTCCCATTGCGCTACTTTTATTCCTATTATTGCCTCAGCTTCCGCCCCTTTGGCAAATGCCCACGTCAAAATCCACGGAAACCGGGCTTTCCGATACAGTGACGCCTGGTGATATAGCATCACTTGCTAGCTCATCTGAACTTGCTTTTAGTGCTACCTTCAATAGTGAAGAAGAGGTTCCCGATGCGCCTTTGAGATACTGGCGTGCAATGACACTCGAGCATTTTGATGGAAAAACCTGGTCTATCAGTAACAAACGCAAACAAGCCGAGCAACAGTTAGCTTCTATGGGTAGATCAACGCCTCTATCCATCCTAGCAGTAAAAGAATTATCCCTTGTAACCGACTATGAATTAATTGTAGAGCCGACTCAACAAAGGTGGCTATTCGCGCTAGAACCTTCATCGCCTAATAACCTTAAGAACAGTATTACTGTCAGCACGCTATTTGATTATACCTTGCGTGCCGATACGCCTATATCCAGCAAAAAAGCCTTTTATTTACGCTACTTTTCAAACGCACCGATCATAAACGGTATAGGAAACTTTGAAGCGCAACTAAATTTGCAAGTTTCAACAAATGGCAACCCCGAAGCCAGGGCTTGGGGACAAGCACTAGCCAATCAATACAGCAATACTATTGAGGTCGTCAATGCGGTAATGCGAGAATTCAATCAAGGGGGGTTCCGCTATACCCTTTCCCCAAATGCTATGCCCGTGGACCCTATAGACAGCTTTTTATTTGAGCAACGGGCCGGCTTTTGCGCTCACTATGCTGGCGCTATGGTATACGTGCTTCGCGCAGCTGGCGTACCGGCTAGAATGGTAACAGGCTACCAGGGTGGTAGCGCACTAAGTGATAACGTCCTTCAAGTAAGGCAGTACGATGCCCATGCATGGGTAGAAGCCTTAATAGACAGTAAGTGGATACGTTTCGACCCCACCAGCATGGTCGCGCCGTCTCGATTATCTTTTGGGCTTGAACACGCATTAGAAGAATTAGGGGAGTCACGCGAAACAACCATATTAAGTGAATTTGGCAATTCTGCATTTTTTGCAACCTTGCAAGGCTGGTTTCAGCAACTCGATTATTCGTGGAGCAAGTGGGTGCTGGGTTTCGATAATACAGCCCAGACCAACATGCTTGAGGAACTATTAGGCGCGCTGACTCCGCAGAAAATGCGTGCAGTATTTTTATCGGCTCTTGGGTTAATCGGGCTCATATTGGCGCTATATTTTTTACCCAAAAAACAAAAGGTCCACTTGTCGCCTTCGTATCGCATATTGCTAAAAGCGATAAAGCTTGTTGAAACAAAGACAGGGGTACGTAGAGATAACAAAACCTTATCAGCTTATATAAATCAAACCAGCGCTTATTTACCCCCGCATGCAGCCAGGTCATTTAAAAAACTCTGCGAGATATTTGAGCGTGAGCGTTATGCAAAGAGGGATCGAAGCTCTGATAGACATGAAGTCATGAAGCTTCAATTAAAAACACTCAAACAGTCTCTCAAATAA
- a CDS encoding DUF58 domain-containing protein: MRKVPASLSNYFKQRLLKWLDKRVPASPEHHLNLNSIFILPSGFGWSFIILSLCLFLLGTNYQNNLMLLLSYLCLSIMLLTLFYTHKNFARLALKALPPDSFHCNLDGEIHLQIIPHKNTPTKPCSGVLSVKWLNVVRTANTHTQKTTDGDTSAFLERNFSFALNTHLGSNKGQRQSLRVPLQIPKRGLFTLGRMTIACDFPLGLYKCWTHLDFDQQVIVYAKPQEGPITINRIANTDESKNVSELSHPTSSEDFYALKDYEVGQPLNRVSWKHVAKNGNWVSKSFTSLQSDSYILSIPSNTDLETAVSALTHAVLSLTKAGSWTKAEFGSSAKRGFGVQFKGLNIAPDHGAEHIHECLSALACLASASNTSHNTSSFTSTTNRPVSLASKQKKKMRPLK, encoded by the coding sequence GTGCGTAAAGTGCCTGCCTCCTTATCAAATTACTTCAAGCAGCGACTACTGAAGTGGCTAGATAAACGTGTTCCGGCTTCCCCCGAACATCACCTAAACTTGAACAGTATTTTTATACTACCAAGTGGGTTTGGCTGGTCGTTTATTATTTTGTCGCTGTGCTTGTTTTTACTCGGGACCAACTATCAAAACAACTTGATGTTACTGCTTAGCTATTTGTGCTTAAGCATTATGCTACTCACGTTGTTTTACACTCATAAAAACTTTGCCCGTCTAGCTCTTAAAGCTCTTCCGCCCGACTCATTTCATTGCAACTTAGACGGTGAAATACACCTTCAGATCATTCCTCATAAGAACACTCCAACGAAACCCTGCAGTGGCGTACTGTCGGTAAAGTGGCTGAATGTAGTGCGCACAGCAAATACTCACACTCAAAAAACAACTGATGGCGACACATCAGCATTTTTAGAGCGAAACTTTAGCTTTGCGTTAAATACACATCTAGGCTCAAACAAAGGCCAGCGACAAAGCCTCAGGGTACCTTTGCAAATACCAAAGCGAGGGCTATTCACTTTGGGTCGAATGACCATCGCCTGTGACTTTCCTCTTGGGCTTTATAAATGCTGGACTCACCTTGATTTTGATCAGCAAGTTATTGTGTATGCCAAGCCTCAGGAAGGCCCTATCACTATCAATAGGATTGCCAATACAGATGAGTCAAAAAATGTTAGTGAATTGAGCCACCCAACCAGTAGCGAAGACTTTTACGCATTGAAGGATTACGAAGTTGGACAGCCACTTAACCGGGTATCGTGGAAGCATGTGGCTAAAAATGGAAACTGGGTTTCTAAATCTTTTACTTCTCTGCAAAGCGACAGCTATATACTTTCAATACCGTCTAATACGGATTTAGAAACTGCGGTTTCGGCGCTTACTCATGCCGTACTTTCTTTGACAAAAGCGGGCTCTTGGACAAAAGCGGAATTTGGGTCAAGTGCAAAACGCGGGTTCGGTGTACAGTTCAAAGGACTAAATATTGCGCCTGACCATGGAGCTGAGCACATACATGAATGCCTTAGCGCACTTGCTTGTTTAGCGTCTGCAAGTAACACAAGCCATAATACGTCATCGTTCACCTCAACAACAAACAGGCCCGTATCTTTAGCTTCCAAGCAAAAGAAGAAGATGAGGCCTTTAAAGTGA
- a CDS encoding AAA family ATPase, with protein MRQDIIRIQQALSQKIIGKEHQLKLAITCLLANGHLLIEDLPGMGKTTLSHALSQVFGLQYARIQFTSDLLPSDMLGVNIFHSHESDEQKRFSFKHGPIFSQVVLADELNRASPKTQSALLEAMEERQVSIDGVTHALPSPFFVIATQNPSYQSGTYPLPESQLDRFFMRISLGYPAWEAEKAMLLQQDASAPLSQILTEANLHQMQSEVSAIHTSDAILDYILRLVSESRESGDYPNPLSPRASRAILQGAKAWAYVCGRDYVTPDDVQAVFVAITAHRLSLSSHQGAQGQHNQTFDGEKLSQKLLNSIDPLAA; from the coding sequence ATGCGCCAAGATATTATTCGTATTCAGCAAGCTCTTAGTCAAAAAATTATTGGTAAAGAGCACCAGTTGAAACTTGCCATTACGTGTTTACTGGCCAATGGTCACTTGTTAATTGAAGACTTACCTGGAATGGGGAAAACCACCCTTTCACATGCCCTCTCACAAGTTTTTGGTCTTCAATATGCGCGTATTCAGTTTACGTCAGACTTACTTCCTTCCGACATGTTGGGCGTAAACATTTTTCACAGTCACGAAAGCGATGAGCAAAAACGCTTCTCTTTTAAACACGGCCCTATTTTCAGCCAAGTAGTTCTGGCCGACGAATTAAATAGAGCAAGCCCTAAAACTCAAAGTGCCCTATTAGAGGCAATGGAAGAGCGCCAAGTGAGTATTGATGGTGTGACCCACGCACTTCCCTCGCCTTTTTTTGTGATTGCTACGCAAAACCCTAGCTATCAATCTGGCACTTACCCTTTACCAGAGTCTCAGCTAGACCGCTTCTTTATGCGTATTTCACTGGGCTATCCTGCTTGGGAAGCCGAAAAAGCTATGCTTTTGCAGCAAGACGCTTCAGCGCCTCTCAGCCAAATTCTAACTGAAGCAAATTTACACCAAATGCAAAGTGAAGTGTCTGCTATTCATACGAGCGATGCCATTCTTGACTATATTTTGCGACTGGTAAGCGAAAGCAGAGAGAGCGGCGACTACCCTAACCCGCTTTCACCGAGAGCAAGCCGAGCAATACTTCAAGGTGCTAAGGCATGGGCATATGTGTGTGGTAGAGATTATGTGACGCCCGACGATGTTCAGGCTGTATTTGTGGCAATTACCGCACACCGATTAAGTTTATCTTCCCACCAAGGTGCTCAGGGACAACATAACCAAACTTTTGATGGAGAGAAACTGAGCCAAAAATTACTTAATAGTATCGACCCATTAGCAGCGTAG
- the seqA gene encoding replication initiation negative regulator SeqA, whose translation MKSIEIDDDLYAFIASQTKHIGESASQILRRLLLPEDGAVSQGSKPSEASSTPAKTSETKSADVTESTSKPSSAVEAEVEPKVPSAKTATKASNASARSTTKKASVNRTAAKKAPAKATPAKTAAAKTSAGTKAVKKPAAATETSLSNDAHTKRDILDAVSKDALSTFTKRVDQFLFVLSAAHKLNAENFARVESIKGKNRTYFATSKEALLENGSSTNPKAIPDSPFWVVTNNNTAKKTNMLEQVLRNLGYQPDVIETVVARFSSEGK comes from the coding sequence ATGAAAAGCATTGAAATAGATGACGATTTATATGCCTTCATCGCCAGCCAGACTAAGCATATTGGTGAGAGTGCATCGCAAATTTTAAGACGTTTACTTTTACCTGAAGACGGAGCTGTATCGCAGGGCTCAAAGCCTAGTGAAGCTTCATCGACGCCTGCAAAAACAAGCGAAACAAAAAGTGCAGACGTTACAGAGTCGACAAGTAAACCAAGCTCGGCGGTAGAAGCAGAAGTGGAGCCTAAAGTACCATCAGCCAAAACTGCTACAAAAGCGTCTAACGCTTCGGCAAGGTCAACAACGAAAAAAGCCTCGGTTAATAGAACTGCGGCGAAGAAAGCGCCAGCAAAGGCCACGCCTGCAAAAACTGCTGCAGCGAAAACATCCGCTGGCACCAAAGCTGTGAAAAAGCCAGCGGCGGCTACTGAAACATCGCTTTCAAACGACGCCCACACCAAGCGAGACATTTTGGATGCCGTGTCAAAAGATGCATTGAGCACCTTTACTAAACGGGTTGATCAGTTCTTGTTTGTTTTAAGTGCAGCGCACAAGCTTAATGCAGAAAATTTTGCGCGTGTTGAAAGCATTAAGGGTAAAAACCGTACTTACTTTGCGACAAGTAAGGAAGCGTTACTTGAAAATGGCAGCAGTACAAATCCCAAAGCTATCCCAGATAGCCCGTTCTGGGTGGTGACAAATAATAACACTGCCAAGAAAACGAACATGCTGGAACAAGTTTTGCGTAACCTAGGTTATCAACCTGATGTAATTGAAACCGTCGTCGCGCGTTTCTCTTCAGAAGGTAAATAG
- the pgm gene encoding phosphoglucomutase (alpha-D-glucose-1,6-bisphosphate-dependent), which yields MALHPQAGEHAAKEQLINVPQLVSQYYSYKPDMNDPGQAVSFGTSGHRGTASNATFTDTHISAICQALVEYRKQEGIDGPLYVGKDTHALSEPAMITAIEVLCANGVDVVVQRADNESMGYTPTPVISRTIIRYNRADNKDKADGIVITPSHNPPSDGGFKYNPPHGGPADSDVTKQIQDRANTLIADGNKDVQRINIRQATERKLVREEDFMEPYIEDLAKVIDMEAIAKANLKLGTDPLGGAGVGYWSRISEKYGLDITVVNDAVDPQFGFMRRDKDGKLRMDCSSAYAMAGLIELKDNFDLAWGNDPDFDRHGIVCKSAGLMNPNHYLAVAINYLYTHRPDWPSDLNIGKTLVSSSMIDRVANSLGKPLAEMPVGFKWFVEGLSNSTIGFAGEESAGGIFLERNGSTWATDKDGFILCLLAAEILAVTGKDPGEHYEALTEKFAAPVYSRVDVAATLEQKQKLSAMDASVVTSDTLAGESITSVQTHAPGNNAAIGGVKVSTENGWFAARPSGTEQIYKIYAESFNGESHLQELIGEAETLVGKIIK from the coding sequence ATGGCATTACATCCGCAGGCTGGAGAGCATGCAGCAAAGGAACAACTCATTAACGTACCACAGTTGGTGAGCCAGTATTACAGCTACAAACCGGATATGAATGACCCGGGCCAAGCGGTTTCCTTCGGTACCTCAGGCCACAGAGGTACCGCTTCAAACGCTACCTTTACCGATACTCACATCAGTGCAATTTGCCAAGCTTTGGTAGAATACCGCAAGCAAGAAGGCATTGACGGCCCGCTATACGTTGGTAAAGATACCCACGCGTTATCTGAACCGGCCATGATCACTGCAATAGAAGTTTTATGTGCCAACGGCGTAGATGTTGTGGTGCAACGTGCAGATAATGAAAGCATGGGTTATACGCCAACGCCTGTTATTTCCCGCACTATCATTCGTTATAATCGTGCTGATAATAAAGACAAGGCGGACGGGATCGTTATTACACCTTCTCATAACCCTCCTTCAGACGGCGGCTTTAAATACAATCCCCCACACGGTGGCCCTGCCGATAGCGATGTAACTAAGCAAATTCAAGATCGCGCAAACACGTTAATTGCTGATGGCAACAAAGATGTTCAGCGTATTAATATTCGCCAAGCTACCGAGCGCAAACTGGTCCGTGAAGAAGACTTTATGGAGCCTTACATCGAGGACTTAGCCAAAGTCATCGACATGGAAGCGATTGCAAAAGCGAACTTAAAGCTAGGCACAGACCCACTGGGTGGCGCCGGAGTAGGATATTGGTCGCGTATTTCTGAAAAATACGGGTTAGACATTACGGTGGTTAATGATGCTGTCGACCCTCAGTTTGGTTTTATGCGTCGTGACAAAGACGGCAAGCTTCGCATGGATTGTTCATCTGCTTACGCCATGGCAGGGTTAATTGAGCTAAAAGACAACTTTGACTTAGCATGGGGCAACGATCCAGATTTCGACCGTCATGGTATCGTGTGCAAAAGCGCAGGGCTGATGAACCCTAACCACTATTTGGCCGTGGCAATTAATTATCTTTATACCCACCGTCCAGACTGGCCAAGTGACTTGAATATCGGCAAGACACTCGTATCTAGCAGCATGATTGACCGCGTAGCGAATAGTCTAGGTAAGCCGCTGGCTGAAATGCCTGTTGGCTTCAAATGGTTTGTAGAGGGTCTATCTAACAGCACTATTGGTTTCGCTGGTGAAGAAAGTGCGGGTGGTATTTTTCTAGAGCGTAATGGAAGCACGTGGGCAACAGATAAAGATGGCTTTATTCTTTGTTTGTTGGCAGCAGAAATTCTAGCCGTTACAGGCAAAGATCCTGGCGAGCACTACGAAGCGCTAACGGAAAAATTTGCAGCACCGGTATACAGCCGTGTAGACGTAGCAGCGACCCTTGAGCAAAAGCAGAAACTTTCAGCGATGGATGCGTCTGTAGTCACTAGCGATACCTTAGCAGGAGAGTCTATAACTTCTGTGCAAACTCACGCTCCGGGTAATAATGCAGCCATTGGTGGTGTTAAAGTATCAACAGAAAACGGCTGGTTTGCAGCTCGCCCATCTGGCACCGAGCAGATCTACAAAATTTACGCAGAAAGCTTCAATGGTGAAAGCCACTTACAAGAGTTAATTGGCGAAGCTGAAACGCTGGTGGGTAAAATTATTAAATAA
- a CDS encoding glycogen/starch/alpha-glucan phosphorylase has translation MNAKATKTQPSPVIDKAAFKAAVIKHLHCTLGTDENKANNHAWWKATCAAIQEQVLEGLRKTQKSHYLNDTRAVHYFSAEFLMGRLLSNNLQNFGLFDVAGGALKELGVEISDILEEEPDMALGNGGLGRLAACFIDSLATMELPAIGYGIHYEHGLFRQEIKSGAQIERPDSWRDYGNPWEICRPESIQEVSLYGYVETKYGENGRVLKEWHPGSIVKGVPWDIPVVGYEGKTVNVLRLWQSEASDYFNWDVFNAGGYVDAQRENVQAETISKVLYPNDETEAGKELRLIQQYFFCSCSLKDIIRRYKRAHGDDWSRFADQVVIQLNDTHPAISIPELMRILVDRAELGWDEAWGICTKVFAYTNHTLLPEALEKWPARMIEKILPRHLEIIYEINHRFMAEVDKKWPGDNAMKAKLSIIEEGNEKMVRMGHLSVIGSFAVNGVAEMHSRLVKSSLFPEFDELYPGKLTNVTNGITPRRWLKACNPGLSKLIDKKIGDDWPRDLDKLQGLAKFASNKTFQKQFMKVKLENKELLAEEIRKSLDIEVDVNAIFDVQIKRLHEYKRQHLALLNIMALYRRILENPDYDMHPRVFVFGAKAAPGYKLAKDIIYAINKVADKINNDPRVNNKIKVAFLPNYRVSLAEKMIPAADVSEQISTAGKEASGTGNMKLALNGAVTIGTLDGANVEIAEEVGDDNIFIFGLTVEEVNELKASGYNPHDYYYKDPEIKAVLDWLETDYFTPGKPGALVSIKQSLLDNGDPYMVLADFRAYSDAQIAVDAAYRDKERWAEMAIINTAKMGKFTSDRSIRDYVERVWKLSPCKIES, from the coding sequence ATGAACGCAAAAGCGACCAAGACGCAACCCTCTCCAGTGATCGATAAGGCTGCATTCAAAGCAGCGGTTATCAAACACTTACACTGCACGCTAGGCACCGACGAAAACAAAGCAAACAACCACGCCTGGTGGAAAGCTACTTGTGCGGCTATTCAAGAGCAAGTGCTTGAAGGATTGCGCAAAACGCAGAAGAGTCACTATTTGAACGACACCCGCGCCGTTCATTACTTCTCGGCCGAATTCCTTATGGGTCGTTTACTTTCAAACAACCTGCAAAACTTTGGCTTGTTCGACGTTGCTGGCGGCGCACTGAAAGAGCTAGGCGTTGAGATTTCAGATATTCTTGAAGAAGAGCCTGACATGGCGCTTGGTAACGGCGGCCTTGGCAGACTAGCAGCGTGTTTTATTGACTCCCTAGCTACCATGGAATTGCCTGCTATTGGGTATGGTATTCACTACGAACACGGTCTGTTCCGTCAGGAAATTAAGAGCGGTGCGCAAATCGAGCGCCCAGATAGCTGGCGTGATTACGGTAACCCTTGGGAAATTTGCCGTCCAGAATCTATACAAGAAGTCTCTCTTTATGGTTACGTAGAAACAAAGTACGGCGAAAATGGTCGCGTGCTTAAAGAGTGGCACCCTGGTTCTATTGTAAAAGGTGTACCATGGGATATTCCGGTTGTAGGCTACGAAGGTAAAACCGTAAACGTACTGCGTTTGTGGCAGTCAGAAGCGTCTGATTACTTTAATTGGGACGTGTTTAATGCGGGTGGCTACGTTGATGCACAGCGTGAAAACGTGCAGGCAGAAACCATCTCAAAAGTGCTTTATCCAAATGATGAAACCGAAGCGGGTAAAGAGCTACGCCTTATTCAGCAATACTTCTTCTGCTCGTGCTCGCTAAAAGATATTATTCGTCGTTACAAGCGCGCCCACGGTGACGATTGGAGCCGTTTCGCAGACCAGGTTGTTATTCAGCTAAACGACACTCACCCAGCTATTTCAATACCAGAGCTAATGCGTATTCTTGTAGATCGCGCAGAGTTAGGTTGGGACGAAGCTTGGGGTATCTGTACCAAAGTATTCGCCTATACCAACCATACCTTGCTGCCAGAAGCGCTTGAAAAGTGGCCTGCCCGCATGATTGAGAAAATTCTTCCTCGTCATTTGGAAATCATCTACGAAATCAATCACCGCTTTATGGCAGAGGTTGATAAGAAGTGGCCTGGCGACAATGCAATGAAGGCTAAGCTTTCAATCATTGAGGAAGGTAACGAAAAGATGGTGCGAATGGGTCACCTTTCGGTAATTGGCTCGTTTGCGGTTAACGGCGTGGCAGAAATGCACTCTCGCCTAGTTAAATCATCGCTTTTCCCTGAATTTGACGAACTCTACCCGGGTAAGCTTACTAACGTGACCAACGGTATTACGCCGCGTCGCTGGCTGAAAGCATGTAACCCTGGGCTATCTAAGCTTATTGATAAGAAAATAGGTGATGATTGGCCAAGAGATTTAGACAAGCTACAGGGCTTGGCAAAATTCGCAAGCAACAAAACGTTCCAAAAGCAATTTATGAAAGTGAAGCTTGAGAATAAAGAGTTGCTAGCAGAAGAGATTCGCAAGTCATTGGATATAGAAGTAGACGTAAACGCTATTTTCGATGTGCAAATTAAGCGCTTGCACGAGTATAAACGTCAGCACTTAGCACTACTTAATATTATGGCGTTGTACCGTCGTATTCTTGAAAATCCAGATTACGATATGCACCCGCGTGTATTTGTATTCGGTGCAAAAGCAGCGCCGGGCTACAAGCTTGCAAAAGACATTATTTACGCGATTAACAAAGTTGCTGACAAGATTAATAACGACCCGCGCGTCAACAACAAGATCAAAGTGGCATTCTTACCAAACTACCGCGTGTCGCTTGCAGAGAAAATGATCCCTGCAGCAGACGTGTCTGAGCAAATCAGTACGGCAGGTAAAGAGGCATCAGGTACAGGTAATATGAAGCTTGCACTCAATGGTGCGGTTACTATTGGTACACTTGACGGGGCCAACGTTGAAATTGCTGAAGAAGTAGGTGATGACAACATCTTTATCTTCGGTCTGACTGTAGAAGAAGTGAACGAGCTTAAGGCTAGCGGCTACAACCCGCACGATTACTACTACAAAGACCCTGAGATTAAAGCGGTGCTGGATTGGTTAGAAACCGATTATTTCACGCCGGGTAAACCAGGAGCTCTGGTATCTATCAAGCAAAGCCTGCTAGATAACGGCGACCCCTACATGGTGCTAGCGGATTTCCGCGCCTATTCTGACGCGCAAATAGCCGTTGATGCTGCGTATCGCGACAAAGAGCGCTGGGCGGAAATGGCTATTATCAACACAGCGAAGATGGGTAAGTTCACTTCAGATCGCTCAATTCGTGACTACGTTGAGCGCGTTTGGAAGCTTTCACCGTGTAAGATTGAAAGCTAA
- a CDS encoding putative bifunctional diguanylate cyclase/phosphodiesterase codes for MSQHRSLATIPNRYAFIDSVLKQASQSTSISLMLVDVVRFSDVTTSLGIHVGDRFLLEIANRIQHLFGQHVLIGRISGDVFGIVFPNENKETVMRQMFERLVEHFKTPMHYDGTAFIADFNVGVVCGENDGFEITAFVSRAESALKQAKENKYENYFALTKSDKSDTGRSLALKADLKRALSQNELELYYQPKVDLNTLEVVGAECLLRWNHPLDGVLFPGPLIEAAESYNMMNELGYWTLEQAFRALAELDGLRMPIVLSVNISPTQLYDNQLIPTLRMLSDTYGLPLSLIELELTEDVALSNSLMVKKQLDELRSLGVAISVDDFGKGYSNLAYIRDLDIDALKIDKSFVMELETHPVNRAIIEAAKVIGHAKGCCVVAEGIETVEQLHILREVGVSQGQGYLFSRAVPFTEFVQLTQQEIIVGSSPRRAQA; via the coding sequence ATGAGCCAACATAGATCACTGGCAACCATTCCCAATCGCTATGCGTTTATCGATAGCGTTTTAAAGCAGGCGTCTCAAAGTACCTCTATTTCTTTGATGCTGGTTGATGTAGTGCGTTTTTCAGATGTAACAACGAGTTTAGGTATTCACGTTGGCGACCGTTTCTTGCTTGAAATTGCTAATCGTATTCAACACCTTTTTGGGCAACATGTGCTTATCGGCCGAATTAGCGGCGATGTATTTGGAATTGTTTTTCCCAACGAAAATAAAGAAACCGTAATGCGACAAATGTTCGAGCGCCTTGTAGAGCATTTCAAAACACCTATGCATTATGACGGCACGGCATTTATTGCTGATTTTAATGTTGGCGTGGTATGCGGCGAAAACGATGGGTTTGAGATTACCGCTTTTGTATCTCGTGCAGAATCTGCATTAAAGCAGGCCAAAGAGAATAAATACGAAAACTACTTTGCACTGACCAAGTCAGACAAATCTGATACGGGCAGAAGTTTGGCGCTAAAAGCGGACCTAAAGCGAGCACTTTCCCAAAATGAACTTGAGCTTTATTATCAACCCAAAGTTGACCTGAATACCCTTGAAGTTGTGGGGGCTGAGTGCCTGTTGCGTTGGAACCATCCTCTTGACGGTGTATTGTTTCCCGGGCCGTTAATTGAAGCCGCAGAGTCATACAACATGATGAATGAACTGGGCTACTGGACGTTGGAGCAAGCGTTTAGAGCACTCGCTGAACTGGATGGGCTACGAATGCCGATTGTTCTGTCGGTAAACATTTCACCTACTCAGCTCTACGACAATCAGTTAATACCTACACTGAGAATGTTAAGTGATACCTATGGTTTGCCGCTATCCCTCATTGAATTAGAACTCACCGAAGACGTTGCGCTATCCAATTCACTAATGGTGAAAAAACAGCTAGATGAGCTAAGAAGTCTTGGTGTGGCTATATCGGTAGATGACTTCGGCAAAGGATATTCTAACCTTGCCTATATTCGCGACCTAGATATTGATGCGCTTAAAATAGACAAATCTTTTGTCATGGAATTAGAAACACATCCGGTCAACAGGGCGATTATTGAAGCTGCAAAAGTTATAGGTCACGCTAAGGGGTGTTGTGTAGTCGCTGAAGGTATTGAAACCGTAGAGCAGCTTCATATTCTACGAGAAGTCGGGGTTTCCCAAGGGCAGGGGTATTTATTCTCTCGTGCCGTACCTTTTACTGAATTTGTTCAACTTACTCAGCAAGAGATTATTGTCGGTAGTTCGCCAAGAAGGGCACAGGCCTAA